The Burkholderia lata genome contains a region encoding:
- a CDS encoding PsiF family protein — MKIQSLVAAVLLGGMLASPAFAANSQQDKMKACNTQASGKTGDERKAFMKDCLSAKPAKAMSQQEKMKACNTQATGKKGDDRKAFMKSCLSNAPAA, encoded by the coding sequence ATGAAAATCCAATCGCTCGTAGCCGCAGTGCTTCTCGGCGGCATGCTGGCTTCCCCCGCGTTCGCGGCGAACAGCCAGCAGGACAAGATGAAGGCCTGTAACACCCAGGCATCCGGCAAGACGGGCGACGAACGCAAGGCGTTCATGAAGGACTGCCTGTCGGCAAAGCCCGCGAAGGCCATGTCGCAGCAGGAAAAGATGAAGGCGTGCAACACGCAGGCCACCGGCAAGAAAGGCGACGATCGCAAGGCGTTCATGAAGAGCTGCCTGAGCAACGCGCCGGCCGCCTGA
- a CDS encoding membrane protein, which yields MAWRQHRWFRRWLIVIVFWAVPVAIVAVREIREEMAYNKADLQLALTTWQLTDAQQAAGTAAKCHGDPDEARAAGCPADVLAANAPRQQAARDEYVVRRSTLASYLWHAFVGYWVVPAAFLFACGVVIALIRRALRRPPIKPPVPPVTH from the coding sequence ATGGCATGGAGACAACACCGCTGGTTCCGCCGCTGGCTGATCGTGATCGTATTCTGGGCCGTGCCCGTTGCGATCGTCGCCGTGCGCGAGATCCGCGAGGAAATGGCGTACAACAAGGCGGACCTGCAGCTCGCGCTGACCACCTGGCAGCTCACCGACGCGCAGCAGGCAGCCGGCACCGCCGCGAAGTGCCACGGGGATCCTGACGAGGCGCGCGCGGCCGGCTGCCCGGCCGACGTGCTCGCCGCCAATGCGCCGCGCCAGCAGGCAGCCCGCGACGAATACGTGGTGCGCCGCAGCACGCTCGCGAGCTACCTCTGGCACGCGTTCGTCGGCTACTGGGTCGTGCCGGCCGCGTTCCTGTTCGCCTGCGGGGTCGTGATCGCGCTGATCCGTCGCGCGCTGCGCCGCCCCCCGATCAAGCCGCCTGTTCCGCCCGTCACGCACTGA
- a CDS encoding BPSL1445 family SYLF domain-containing lipoprotein: MQKRNLVLKAAAALIVGSLALTGCTTTPDKPDNAATNASKRQAIDSSVDATLSRMYSTVKGSRELVAKSRGVLVFPDVIQAGFIVGGQSGNGALRVGGSTVGYYNTSSLSVGLQAGAQSKAIVFLFMTQEALDEFRGSDGWAAGAGASVALVKMGANGAVDTTTATAPVQVVVLTNAGLMGDVSINGTKVSKLKI; the protein is encoded by the coding sequence ATGCAAAAACGGAATCTTGTGCTGAAAGCCGCCGCTGCGCTCATCGTCGGTAGCCTCGCGCTCACCGGTTGCACCACCACCCCGGACAAGCCGGACAACGCCGCAACGAACGCGTCGAAGCGCCAGGCAATCGACTCGAGCGTCGACGCCACGCTGTCGCGCATGTACTCCACGGTCAAGGGTTCGCGTGAACTCGTCGCGAAGTCGCGCGGCGTGCTGGTCTTCCCGGACGTCATCCAGGCCGGCTTCATCGTCGGCGGCCAGTCCGGCAACGGCGCACTGCGCGTCGGCGGCAGCACGGTCGGCTACTACAACACGTCGTCGCTGTCGGTCGGCCTGCAGGCAGGTGCGCAGTCGAAGGCGATCGTGTTCCTGTTCATGACGCAGGAAGCGCTCGACGAATTCCGCGGCTCGGACGGCTGGGCTGCCGGCGCCGGCGCGTCGGTCGCGCTCGTGAAGATGGGCGCGAACGGCGCGGTCGACACGACCACGGCCACCGCACCGGTCCAGGTCGTCGTGCTGACGAACGCCGGCCTGATGGGCGACGTGTCGATCAACGGCACGAAGGTCTCGAAGCTGAAGATCTGA
- a CDS encoding glycosyltransferase family 4 protein, with protein sequence MRIAQIAPLTESVPPKLYGGTERVVSYITEALVELGHDVTLFASGDSTTRAKLEPVWPRALRLDSSIRDRVAPHMLLMETVARRAKDFDVLHFHMDYYSFSVFNRQETPYVTTLHGRLDLPEQQPVFDTFNTAPVISISNSQRQPLPQAKWLTTVYHGLPDTLYMPQPVEPRYLAFLGRISPEKRVDTAIRIARQCGLPIKIAAKIDAADQEYFEREIKPLFALPHVEFIGEIADHQKAEFLSGAHALLFPIDWPEPFGLVMIEAMSCGTPVIAFNRGAVPEVVDEGVSGFIVEDEISAVAAVNRLHLLPRARVRQRFEERFTSRRMAQQYVDVYQSVIRAQKRSRFKVIDSTT encoded by the coding sequence ATGAGAATTGCCCAGATCGCGCCGCTGACGGAATCGGTACCGCCGAAGCTGTACGGCGGCACGGAGCGCGTCGTGTCCTACATCACCGAGGCGCTCGTCGAGCTCGGCCATGATGTGACGCTGTTCGCCAGCGGCGATTCGACGACGCGGGCGAAGCTCGAGCCGGTCTGGCCGCGCGCGCTGCGGCTCGACTCGTCGATCCGCGACCGGGTCGCGCCGCACATGCTGCTGATGGAGACGGTCGCGCGCCGCGCGAAGGACTTCGACGTGCTCCATTTCCACATGGACTACTACTCGTTCTCGGTCTTCAACCGGCAGGAAACGCCTTACGTGACGACGCTGCACGGCCGGCTCGACCTGCCCGAGCAGCAGCCGGTGTTCGACACGTTCAACACGGCGCCGGTGATCTCGATTTCGAACTCGCAGCGCCAGCCGCTGCCGCAGGCGAAATGGCTGACGACCGTCTACCACGGGCTGCCCGATACGCTGTACATGCCGCAGCCGGTCGAGCCGCGCTACCTCGCGTTCCTCGGCCGCATCTCGCCGGAGAAGCGCGTCGACACGGCGATCCGCATTGCCCGCCAGTGCGGGCTGCCGATCAAGATCGCCGCGAAGATCGACGCGGCCGACCAGGAATACTTCGAGCGCGAGATCAAGCCGCTCTTCGCGTTGCCGCACGTCGAATTCATCGGCGAGATCGCGGATCACCAGAAGGCCGAATTCCTGTCGGGCGCGCATGCACTGCTGTTTCCGATCGACTGGCCGGAACCGTTCGGCCTCGTGATGATCGAGGCGATGTCGTGCGGCACGCCGGTGATCGCGTTCAATCGCGGCGCGGTGCCCGAAGTGGTGGACGAGGGCGTGTCGGGTTTCATCGTCGAGGATGAAATCAGTGCGGTGGCCGCCGTGAACCGGCTGCACCTGTTGCCGCGCGCGCGCGTGCGGCAGCGCTTCGAGGAACGTTTCACGTCGCGCCGTATGGCGCAGCAGTATGTCGACGTCTACCAGTCGGTGATCCGTGCGCAGAAACGCTCGCGTTTCAAGGTGATCGACTCGACGACCTGA
- a CDS encoding AAA family ATPase, which produces MTALNTLAIANYRSLRELIVPLAALNVVTGPNGSGKSSVYRALRLLADTAQGRVIPSLAREGGLPSTLWAGPERFSRAMLDGDTPVTGTVRKGPVSLKLGFACDDFGYAIDLGMPIPSSSQFSLDPVVKRECIWGGAMLRPSTLLVDRQGAQIRARTASGDWQTIPQPVASFDSMMTEFADPTGAPEMIAVRERIRSWRFYDHFRTDAQAPARQSHIGTHTPVLADDGADLAAALQTIREIGDGAALDAALDDAFPGASVEIDNPGGRGRFDVLMRQPGLLRPLAAAELSDGTLRYLLLAAALLTPRPPALMVLNEPETSLHPDLLPALGRLIAQAAQRSQVLVVSHAARLIATLEREAGCESLVLDKQLGATGLVDADTRDLPAWKWPSR; this is translated from the coding sequence ATGACCGCGCTGAACACGCTCGCCATCGCCAATTACCGCTCGCTGCGCGAGCTGATCGTGCCGCTCGCGGCGCTCAACGTCGTCACGGGGCCGAACGGCAGCGGCAAGTCGAGCGTATACCGCGCACTGCGGCTGCTCGCCGACACCGCGCAGGGGCGCGTGATCCCGTCGCTCGCCCGCGAAGGCGGGTTGCCGTCGACGCTGTGGGCCGGCCCCGAGCGTTTCTCGCGGGCGATGCTGGACGGCGACACGCCGGTGACCGGCACGGTGCGCAAGGGGCCGGTCAGCCTGAAGCTCGGCTTCGCCTGCGACGATTTCGGCTATGCGATCGATCTCGGCATGCCGATTCCGAGCAGCTCGCAGTTCTCGCTCGATCCGGTGGTCAAGCGCGAATGCATCTGGGGCGGTGCGATGTTGCGCCCGTCGACGCTGCTGGTCGACCGGCAGGGCGCGCAGATCCGCGCGCGCACCGCATCGGGCGACTGGCAGACGATTCCGCAGCCGGTGGCCAGCTTCGACAGCATGATGACCGAGTTCGCCGATCCGACCGGCGCGCCCGAGATGATCGCGGTGCGCGAACGGATCCGCTCGTGGCGCTTCTACGACCATTTCCGGACCGATGCGCAGGCGCCGGCGCGGCAGTCGCACATCGGCACCCATACGCCGGTGCTCGCGGACGACGGCGCCGACCTGGCCGCCGCGTTGCAGACGATCCGCGAAATCGGCGACGGCGCCGCACTCGATGCGGCGCTCGACGACGCGTTTCCCGGCGCGTCGGTCGAAATCGACAATCCGGGCGGCCGTGGCCGCTTCGACGTGCTGATGCGCCAGCCGGGGCTGCTGCGGCCGCTCGCGGCGGCCGAACTGTCGGACGGCACGCTGCGTTACCTGCTGCTCGCGGCCGCGCTGCTGACGCCGCGGCCACCGGCGCTGATGGTGCTGAACGAACCGGAGACGAGCCTGCACCCCGATCTGCTGCCGGCGCTCGGCCGCCTGATCGCGCAGGCGGCGCAGCGTTCCCAGGTGCTCGTCGTGTCGCACGCGGCGCGGCTGATCGCGACGCTCGAGCGCGAGGCCGGCTGCGAATCGCTGGTGCTCGACAAACAGCTCGGCGCGACGGGGCTCGTCGATGCCGATACGCGCGACCTGCCCGCATGGAAGTGGCCGTCGCGCTGA
- a CDS encoding mechanosensitive ion channel family protein, whose translation MISIEELQRITDAPLHSWLGTLAVSVIVLLVVTVVHRLGARIVKRIAQPYPLMSAILRYIDRPSLVVLALLALEFLWVQADDGMSFVRGMRTAAAVGSIISLTWLLVRLAAGVGDAIIQAHPIDTADNLQARRIHTQARVLVRTVMVLIVIIGTGAALMTFPNVRQVGASLLASAGVAGLVAGIAARPVLGNLIAGLQIALTQPIRLDDVVVIQGEWGRIEEITGSFVSVRLWDQRRLVVPLQWIIENPFTNWTRSSSEIIGTVYLSVDYRTPLAPLREELARLVHAAPEWDGRVQVLQVTDATERTMQLRALVSAADSSSCWDLRCRVREGLIAYLQDRYPQCLPRSRMELYPHDSAPDAPNPERPHARSLAASTAANTAADPQTAEGR comes from the coding sequence ATGATTTCAATCGAGGAACTACAGCGCATCACCGATGCGCCGCTGCATTCGTGGCTCGGCACGCTGGCCGTGTCCGTCATTGTCTTGCTGGTCGTCACGGTCGTGCACCGTCTCGGCGCACGCATCGTCAAGCGCATCGCGCAGCCGTATCCGTTGATGAGCGCGATCCTGCGCTACATCGACCGACCGTCGCTCGTCGTGCTCGCGCTGCTGGCGCTTGAATTCCTGTGGGTCCAGGCGGACGACGGCATGTCGTTCGTGCGCGGCATGCGCACGGCGGCGGCGGTCGGCTCCATCATTTCCCTCACGTGGCTGCTGGTGCGGCTCGCGGCCGGCGTCGGCGACGCCATCATCCAGGCCCATCCGATCGATACGGCCGACAACCTCCAGGCCCGGCGGATCCATACGCAGGCCAGGGTGCTCGTGCGGACCGTGATGGTGCTGATCGTGATCATCGGCACCGGCGCGGCGCTGATGACGTTCCCGAACGTGCGCCAGGTCGGCGCGAGCCTGCTGGCTTCGGCCGGCGTCGCGGGCCTGGTCGCCGGGATCGCTGCGCGGCCGGTGCTCGGTAACCTGATCGCCGGGCTGCAGATCGCGCTCACGCAGCCGATCCGGCTCGACGACGTGGTCGTGATCCAGGGCGAGTGGGGGCGCATCGAGGAAATCACCGGGTCGTTCGTGTCGGTGCGGCTGTGGGACCAGCGGCGCCTCGTCGTGCCGCTGCAGTGGATCATCGAGAACCCGTTCACGAACTGGACGCGCAGCAGCTCGGAAATCATCGGCACGGTCTATCTGTCGGTCGATTACCGCACGCCGCTCGCGCCGCTGCGCGAGGAGCTCGCGAGGCTCGTTCATGCGGCACCCGAGTGGGACGGCCGCGTGCAGGTACTGCAGGTGACCGACGCGACGGAACGCACGATGCAGTTGCGCGCGCTCGTCAGCGCGGCCGATTCGTCGTCGTGCTGGGACCTGCGCTGTCGCGTGCGCGAAGGGCTGATCGCCTACCTGCAGGACCGCTATCCGCAATGCCTGCCGCGCAGCCGGATGGAACTGTATCCGCACGATTCCGCGCCGGATGCACCGAATCCCGAACGGCCGCACGCGCGGTCGCTTGCCGCCAGTACGGCGGCCAATACCGCGGCCGACCCGCAAACTGCCGAAGGCCGCTGA
- a CDS encoding Rap1a/Tai family immunity protein, whose product MLRAMFCAAAFAVPLSAAAFTGADLDRLCAKTDVKSRASCAAYIEGAADGVYNTIDAIGGTTGPRVGQYFCLPPDIRAQQMTDAVRKYIAENPKLADYNASTAVSLGLGKAFPCRSGN is encoded by the coding sequence ATGTTGCGCGCAATGTTTTGTGCCGCGGCGTTTGCCGTGCCGTTGTCGGCGGCGGCTTTCACGGGCGCTGATCTCGACCGGCTGTGCGCGAAGACGGACGTCAAGTCGCGGGCGTCGTGCGCGGCCTACATCGAAGGCGCCGCCGACGGCGTCTACAACACCATCGATGCGATCGGCGGGACGACGGGGCCGCGGGTCGGCCAGTATTTCTGCCTGCCGCCCGACATCCGGGCGCAGCAGATGACCGACGCGGTGCGCAAGTACATCGCGGAAAATCCGAAGCTGGCCGACTACAACGCGAGCACCGCGGTGTCGCTCGGTCTCGGCAAGGCGTTCCCCTGCAGGAGCGGCAACTGA
- a CDS encoding ankyrin repeat domain-containing protein, with product MTKPTNHLPKRALVAAALVASGLFAAAGAHAESLDAIVKAVKFDDIADIGKQLKSGKLDPNTIAPNGDPLIVIAAREKSDKVAAALATTPNVDLEKEDKAGETALMLASLNGDVGLAKLLIDKGAEVSKKGWAPLHYAATNGQDAVVKLLLDHDAYIDTASPNGTTPLMMAARGNHPSTVTLLLDQGADPQVKNQLGITALEFAKHYNAPDAIEILSKRTTRIGASTPADAQKSAK from the coding sequence ATGACGAAGCCGACCAATCATCTGCCGAAACGTGCACTCGTTGCTGCCGCGCTCGTCGCGAGCGGCCTGTTCGCGGCAGCCGGCGCGCATGCCGAATCGCTCGATGCGATCGTCAAGGCCGTCAAGTTCGACGACATCGCCGACATCGGCAAGCAGCTCAAGAGCGGCAAGCTCGACCCGAACACGATCGCGCCGAACGGCGACCCGCTGATCGTGATCGCCGCGCGCGAGAAGTCCGACAAGGTTGCGGCGGCGCTCGCCACGACGCCGAACGTCGACCTCGAGAAGGAGGACAAGGCCGGCGAAACCGCGCTGATGCTCGCGTCGCTGAACGGCGACGTCGGCCTCGCGAAACTGCTGATCGACAAGGGCGCGGAAGTCAGCAAGAAGGGCTGGGCGCCGCTGCACTACGCGGCGACCAACGGCCAGGACGCCGTGGTGAAGCTGCTGCTCGACCACGACGCGTACATCGATACCGCATCGCCGAACGGCACGACGCCGCTGATGATGGCCGCACGCGGCAACCATCCGTCGACGGTCACGCTGCTGCTCGACCAGGGCGCCGATCCGCAGGTGAAGAACCAGCTCGGCATCACCGCGCTCGAATTCGCGAAGCACTACAACGCGCCGGACGCGATCGAGATCCTGAGCAAGCGGACGACGCGCATCGGGGCATCGACGCCGGCAGATGCGCAAAAGAGTGCAAAATGA
- a CDS encoding TatD family hydrolase: MFVDSHCHINFKGLADRLPAVLENMREHDVTHALCVSVDFETLPEVLAIADAHDNVYASVGVHPDHEDMHEPTLAELVELAAHPKVVAIGETGLDYYRLEGRSIDDMEWQRERFRTHIRAATATMKPLIIHTRSSSEDTLRIMAEERADVPGGVMHCFTEPWSVAEQALAQNFHISLSGIVTFKSATDVQDVARRVPLDRLLIETDSPYLAPVPYRGKPNEPAYVSHVGRFIASERGIAVEALADATTQNFFRLFKIAR; this comes from the coding sequence ATGTTCGTCGACTCTCACTGCCATATCAATTTCAAGGGCCTGGCCGACCGCCTGCCGGCCGTTCTCGAGAACATGCGCGAGCACGACGTCACGCACGCGCTGTGCGTGTCGGTCGATTTCGAGACGCTGCCGGAGGTTCTTGCGATCGCGGACGCGCATGACAACGTCTATGCGTCGGTCGGCGTGCATCCCGATCACGAGGACATGCACGAGCCGACGCTCGCGGAGCTCGTCGAGCTGGCCGCGCACCCGAAGGTCGTCGCGATCGGCGAAACGGGCCTCGACTACTACCGTCTCGAAGGCCGCTCGATCGACGACATGGAATGGCAGCGCGAACGCTTTCGCACGCATATCCGCGCGGCGACCGCGACGATGAAGCCGCTGATCATCCACACGCGCTCGTCGTCGGAAGACACGCTGCGGATCATGGCCGAGGAGCGTGCGGACGTACCGGGCGGCGTGATGCACTGCTTCACCGAGCCGTGGTCGGTGGCCGAGCAGGCGCTAGCGCAGAACTTCCATATCTCGCTGTCGGGCATCGTCACGTTCAAGAGTGCGACCGACGTGCAGGACGTCGCGCGGCGCGTGCCGCTCGACCGGCTGCTGATCGAGACCGACTCGCCGTACCTCGCGCCGGTGCCGTATCGCGGCAAGCCGAATGAACCTGCGTACGTCAGCCATGTCGGACGCTTTATCGCATCCGAGCGCGGGATTGCCGTCGAGGCGCTCGCCGATGCGACGACACAGAACTTTTTCCGGCTGTTCAAGATCGCCCGCTAA
- a CDS encoding DNA polymerase III subunit delta' gives MIYPWQTDDWNRLQQLRAQWPHALLLHGQAGIGKLQFAQHLAQGFLCESPQPNGEPCGTCAACTWFSQGNHPDYRIVLPEALAGEAPGAADDAKAADADEGGKKTRAPSKEIKIEQVRALLDFCGVGSHRGGARVVVLYPAEALNVAASNALLKTLEEPPSGVVFLLVSARIDRLLPTIISRCRQWPMTVPAPDAAAAWLAAQGVDHAPALLAEVGGAPLAALALASDENRPLRDYTLGQLAAGAACDPFACGETLQKLPVPLVLGWLQRWLYDLLAQRMAGAPRYFPAHAAALARCAEAVDANAFARFMKAVTRQRTVENHPLNARLVFEELFLGYREMFA, from the coding sequence ATGATCTATCCGTGGCAGACCGACGACTGGAACCGCCTGCAGCAACTGCGTGCGCAATGGCCGCACGCGCTGTTGCTGCACGGTCAGGCCGGGATCGGCAAGCTGCAGTTCGCACAGCATCTCGCGCAGGGCTTCCTGTGCGAATCGCCGCAGCCGAACGGCGAGCCGTGCGGCACCTGCGCGGCCTGCACCTGGTTCTCGCAGGGCAACCATCCGGACTACCGGATCGTGCTGCCGGAAGCGCTGGCGGGCGAGGCGCCGGGCGCCGCGGACGACGCGAAGGCGGCCGATGCGGACGAAGGCGGCAAGAAGACGCGGGCGCCGAGCAAGGAGATCAAGATCGAGCAGGTGCGCGCACTACTCGACTTCTGCGGGGTCGGCTCGCATCGCGGCGGCGCGCGCGTCGTCGTGCTGTATCCGGCCGAGGCACTCAACGTCGCCGCGTCGAACGCGCTGCTGAAAACGCTGGAGGAGCCGCCGTCCGGCGTCGTGTTCCTGCTCGTGTCGGCGCGCATCGACCGCCTGCTGCCGACCATCATCAGCCGCTGCCGGCAGTGGCCGATGACCGTGCCGGCGCCCGACGCGGCCGCGGCCTGGCTCGCCGCACAGGGCGTCGATCATGCGCCTGCACTGCTCGCCGAGGTCGGTGGTGCGCCGCTCGCTGCGCTGGCGCTCGCGAGCGACGAGAACCGCCCGCTGCGCGACTACACGCTCGGGCAGCTCGCGGCCGGTGCGGCCTGCGACCCGTTCGCGTGCGGCGAGACGCTGCAGAAGCTGCCGGTGCCGCTGGTGCTCGGCTGGCTGCAGCGCTGGCTGTACGACCTGCTTGCCCAGCGGATGGCGGGCGCGCCGCGCTACTTCCCGGCGCACGCGGCGGCGCTCGCGCGCTGTGCGGAAGCGGTCGACGCGAACGCGTTCGCCCGCTTCATGAAGGCCGTGACGCGGCAGCGGACGGTCGAGAACCATCCGCTCAACGCGCGGCTCGTATTCGAGGAATTGTTTCTCGGATACCGGGAAATGTTCGCGTGA
- the tmk gene encoding dTMP kinase, whose translation MASGKFITFEGIDGAGKTTHLQWFCERLQGKLAAAGRQVVVTREPGGTQLGEKLREILLNQPMDLETEALLMFAARREHLALVIEPALARGDWVVSDRFTDATFAYQGGGRGLPRDKLETLERWVQGGFQPDLTVLFDVAPQVASERRGAARMPDKFESESDAFFSRTRSEYLRRAEEAPHRFAIVDATQTIPEIRHQLERVLAAL comes from the coding sequence ATGGCGAGCGGTAAATTCATCACGTTCGAAGGCATCGACGGGGCGGGGAAGACCACCCACCTGCAATGGTTCTGCGAACGCCTCCAGGGCAAGCTGGCCGCGGCCGGCCGGCAGGTCGTCGTCACCCGCGAGCCGGGCGGCACGCAGCTCGGCGAGAAACTGCGCGAGATCCTGCTGAACCAGCCGATGGATCTCGAGACGGAAGCGCTGCTGATGTTCGCCGCGCGCCGCGAGCATCTCGCGCTCGTGATCGAGCCGGCGCTCGCGCGCGGCGACTGGGTCGTGTCCGATCGCTTCACCGACGCGACGTTCGCGTACCAGGGCGGCGGCCGCGGGCTGCCGCGCGACAAGCTCGAGACGCTCGAGCGCTGGGTGCAGGGCGGCTTCCAGCCCGACCTGACGGTGCTGTTCGACGTCGCGCCGCAAGTCGCGAGCGAGCGTCGCGGCGCCGCGCGCATGCCCGACAAGTTCGAAAGCGAATCCGACGCGTTCTTCTCGCGCACGCGCAGCGAATACCTGCGGCGCGCGGAAGAGGCGCCGCACCGCTTCGCGATCGTCGATGCGACGCAGACGATTCCCGAGATTCGCCATCAGCTCGAACGCGTGCTCGCCGCGCTGTAA
- the mltG gene encoding endolytic transglycosylase MltG yields the protein MSLLKKCAATIVALAVVVAAAGAGGGYYWATRPLLLGSASLDVTIKPRSSVKSVALQLKRGGVPVEPLGFVAMTRVLGLSSRLKSGNYEFKTGITPYEVLQKIARGDVNEYVATVIEGWTFKRMRAELDSNPDLAHATAGMSDAELLRAIGASDNAVQRGSGEGLFFPDTYLFDKGTSDLNIYRRAYHLMQTRLDEAWAARVPGLPYKTPYEALTIASIVEKETGHAADRAFVAAVFANRLRIGMPLQTDPSVIYGLGDAYDGRLRKRDLQADTPYNTYTRRGLPPTPIALPGVAALQAAINPAQTSALYFVAKGDGTSVFSDTLGDHNKAVDKYIRGQ from the coding sequence ATGTCCCTACTGAAGAAATGCGCCGCGACGATCGTGGCGCTGGCCGTCGTTGTGGCCGCTGCCGGCGCGGGCGGCGGATATTACTGGGCAACCCGGCCACTGCTGCTGGGTTCGGCATCGCTCGACGTCACGATCAAGCCGCGCAGCAGCGTGAAGAGCGTTGCGCTCCAGTTGAAGCGCGGCGGCGTGCCGGTCGAGCCGCTCGGCTTTGTCGCGATGACGCGCGTGCTCGGGCTGTCGAGCCGGCTCAAGTCCGGCAACTACGAATTCAAGACCGGCATCACGCCATACGAGGTCCTGCAGAAGATCGCGCGCGGCGACGTGAACGAGTACGTCGCGACGGTCATCGAAGGCTGGACCTTCAAGCGGATGCGCGCGGAACTCGACTCGAACCCCGATCTTGCGCACGCGACGGCCGGCATGAGCGACGCCGAGCTGCTGCGCGCGATCGGCGCGTCGGACAACGCGGTGCAGCGCGGCAGCGGCGAGGGGCTGTTCTTTCCCGATACCTATCTGTTCGACAAGGGTACGAGCGACCTGAACATCTACCGGCGCGCGTACCATCTGATGCAGACGCGTCTCGACGAGGCCTGGGCCGCGCGCGTGCCGGGCTTGCCGTACAAGACACCTTACGAAGCGCTGACGATCGCGTCGATCGTCGAGAAGGAAACGGGCCACGCGGCCGATCGCGCGTTCGTTGCGGCCGTGTTCGCGAACCGGCTGCGCATCGGCATGCCGCTGCAGACCGATCCGTCGGTGATCTACGGGCTCGGCGATGCGTACGACGGCCGGCTGCGCAAGCGCGACCTGCAAGCGGACACTCCTTACAATACCTACACCCGACGCGGGCTGCCGCCGACGCCGATCGCGTTGCCGGGCGTGGCCGCGCTGCAGGCGGCGATCAATCCGGCACAGACGAGCGCGCTCTATTTCGTCGCGAAAGGCGATGGCACGAGCGTGTTCTCGGACACGCTCGGCGACCACAACAAGGCCGTGGACAAGTACATACGAGGTCAATAA
- a CDS encoding YgfZ/GcvT domain-containing protein has product MSTPFASPAVQAAPASLPVFPRPSAADFDAPGACMPLPQFGVIDVAGDDAATFLHSQLTNDIEHLDAASARLSGYCSPKGRLLGSFLTWRAGHGVRLLVSKDVQPAVQKRLSMFVLRAKAKLTDASDTLAVVGFAGDVRDVLSGIFDALPDGVHVKVDGPAGTLIRVPDAAGRKRYLWIGPRAEVDARLAALGSSLPVVSPAVWDWLDIRAGEPRITQPAVEQFVPQMVNFDVIGAVNFRKGCYPGQEIVARSQYRGTIKRRTALAHVAGETDTVHAGVELFHSDDPGQPCGMIVNAAAAPAGGVDALVEIKLAALDNGTVHLGSADGPVLAFDTLPYAWPTEA; this is encoded by the coding sequence ATGAGCACACCGTTCGCTTCACCGGCAGTCCAGGCCGCACCCGCCTCGCTCCCCGTTTTCCCCCGCCCGTCCGCCGCCGATTTCGATGCGCCGGGCGCCTGCATGCCGTTGCCGCAGTTCGGCGTGATCGACGTGGCCGGCGATGATGCCGCGACGTTCCTGCACAGCCAGCTCACCAACGACATCGAACATCTCGACGCCGCGAGTGCGCGGCTGTCCGGCTATTGCTCGCCGAAGGGGCGCCTCCTCGGCTCGTTCCTCACGTGGCGCGCCGGCCACGGCGTGCGCCTGCTGGTGTCGAAGGACGTTCAGCCCGCCGTGCAGAAGCGGCTGTCGATGTTCGTGCTGCGTGCCAAAGCGAAGCTGACGGATGCGAGCGACACGCTCGCGGTGGTCGGCTTCGCGGGCGACGTGCGCGACGTGCTGTCGGGCATCTTCGATGCGCTGCCGGACGGCGTGCACGTGAAGGTCGACGGCCCCGCCGGCACGCTGATCCGCGTGCCCGATGCAGCCGGCCGCAAGCGCTACCTGTGGATCGGCCCGCGTGCGGAAGTCGATGCACGCCTCGCCGCACTCGGCAGTTCGCTGCCGGTCGTGTCGCCGGCCGTCTGGGACTGGCTCGACATCCGCGCGGGCGAACCGCGCATCACGCAGCCTGCCGTCGAACAGTTCGTGCCGCAGATGGTCAACTTCGACGTGATCGGCGCCGTTAACTTTCGCAAGGGGTGCTACCCGGGCCAGGAAATCGTCGCGCGCAGCCAGTACCGCGGCACGATCAAGCGCCGCACCGCGCTCGCGCACGTCGCCGGCGAGACCGATACCGTGCATGCCGGCGTCGAGCTGTTCCACAGCGACGATCCCGGCCAGCCGTGCGGGATGATCGTCAACGCCGCGGCCGCGCCCGCGGGCGGTGTCGACGCGCTCGTCGAGATCAAGCTCGCCGCGCTCGACAACGGCACGGTGCACCTCGGTTCGGCCGACGGCCCGGTGCTCGCGTTCGATACGCTGCCGTACGCCTGGCCGACGGAAGCGTGA